In Candidatus Aenigmatarchaeota archaeon, one DNA window encodes the following:
- a CDS encoding type II/IV secretion system ATPase subunit → MFRPEESPQLVEFPKDLQKTDTTYLLLRPFAKAHLFYRNGEIHYEIIEPELTRDDEVMLEKLHQGLLQTIDISPEEVKDPDELMKYLNEKIKRLLEEYGISISEKHFEKLMYYIYRNFVGLNEIEAVMHDEYIEDINCNGTKTPLYVKHRILGNLRSNICFTENEKLKNFIIKLAQRCDKYITYSDPFLEGSLPDGSRVQGTISDEVSPRGPNFSIRKFRHTPFSPTELLHSKTISPQAMAYLWYLIEKGSNILIIGGSGAGKTTLLNVIATFIPEKSKVVSIEDTREIKLFHENWTATVARASIGGMRLGEVGLEELLRESFRENPDHVLVGEVRGKETYIMFQGMASGHPTMATFHSEDIDSVLNRLKTPPINLPGSLIELLDVVVTIDRIESQNHLQRRVSKIEEFRQIDERTGKAVTTVVSSWNSKDDSFEDGLESFALAALAKKSGLDIKDVRREIEKRKAFLEKLSKEMVLDIGQVHREIQTYYSKS, encoded by the coding sequence ATGTTCAGGCCAGAGGAATCGCCGCAGCTTGTCGAATTTCCAAAAGACTTGCAAAAAACGGATACGACTTACCTTCTCTTAAGGCCTTTTGCAAAAGCGCATTTATTTTACAGAAACGGGGAAATTCATTACGAGATTATTGAGCCGGAGCTTACCCGGGATGATGAAGTGATGCTTGAAAAGCTTCACCAAGGGCTTTTGCAGACCATAGACATTTCACCGGAAGAAGTAAAAGACCCGGATGAGCTTATGAAATACCTTAACGAAAAAATAAAGCGCCTGCTGGAAGAATACGGAATCTCAATTTCTGAAAAGCACTTTGAAAAGCTCATGTACTATATCTACCGCAACTTTGTGGGGCTTAACGAAATCGAAGCCGTGATGCATGACGAGTACATCGAGGACATAAACTGCAACGGCACGAAAACTCCTCTCTATGTAAAGCACAGAATTCTTGGAAACCTCAGGTCAAACATCTGCTTTACTGAAAACGAAAAGCTGAAGAACTTCATAATCAAGCTTGCCCAGAGGTGCGACAAATATATTACCTACTCGGACCCCTTCCTGGAGGGAAGCCTGCCTGACGGAAGCCGAGTCCAGGGAACCATATCCGACGAGGTTTCCCCAAGAGGCCCAAACTTTTCCATAAGGAAATTCAGGCATACCCCTTTTTCGCCGACAGAACTTCTTCACTCAAAAACAATTTCCCCACAGGCAATGGCATACCTCTGGTACCTCATCGAGAAGGGCTCAAATATACTCATCATAGGCGGCTCAGGCGCCGGAAAGACAACGCTCCTGAACGTGATTGCAACTTTTATCCCGGAAAAGTCTAAAGTGGTTTCTATAGAGGACACGCGCGAGATAAAGCTTTTCCATGAAAACTGGACCGCTACAGTTGCAAGAGCTTCCATTGGAGGAATGCGCCTCGGGGAAGTCGGGCTTGAGGAGCTTTTGAGGGAAAGCTTCAGGGAAAACCCCGACCATGTCCTGGTTGGCGAAGTGAGGGGAAAAGAAACCTACATAATGTTCCAGGGCATGGCTTCAGGACACCCCACAATGGCAACATTTCACTCTGAGGACATCGACTCAGTCTTAAACCGCCTCAAAACGCCGCCCATAAACCTTCCCGGCTCCCTAATCGAGCTTCTTGACGTAGTCGTGACAATTGACCGGATTGAATCCCAAAACCACCTTCAGAGAAGAGTTTCAAAAATAGAGGAATTCCGGCAGATTGATGAAAGGACCGGAAAGGCGGTAACTACCGTGGTTTCCTCCTGGAACAGCAAAGATGATTCTTTTGAAGACGGGCTTGAGAGCTTTGCCCTCGCGGCACTTGCAAAAAAATCAGGCCTGGATATAAAAGATGTCAGGAGAGAAATCGAAAAAAGAAAGGCCTTCCTTGAAAAGCTGTCAAAGGAAATGGTGCTCGATATTGGCCAGGTGCACAGGGAGATACAAACTTATTATTCGAAAAGTTAA
- a CDS encoding HlyC/CorC family transporter, which translates to MSYLLIATLLVFSGVFSGLTLGFFSLNKADLERKAQLGDKQAKKIYSVRKNGNLLLCTLIVANVAVNTTLSILLGNLLFGMLANITATALIVIFGEIIPQALFSRHALHIGSKFAWFVQIFMYFLYPICWPISKVLDRYLGDEMPTIYSKKELMKIIEEHENADEKIIDADEEKILKGALSFSEKIARNIMTPRTAVKMLDFGQKLDKSTLLWIKNSGYSRVPVYKKDKDNIVGILYTRDILGKDTRKLTAGKVARKNVFFVEGDKPLDDLFNAFKKTKCHLFVVLNEFSEFAGIVTIEDVIEEIVGERIPDEFKGESKPEAIPSKKTSRNLRRV; encoded by the coding sequence ATGTCCTACCTCCTGATAGCCACCCTGCTTGTTTTCTCAGGAGTGTTTTCGGGGCTCACACTTGGGTTTTTCAGCTTAAACAAGGCAGATTTGGAGCGAAAGGCCCAGCTCGGCGACAAGCAGGCAAAAAAGATATACTCTGTGCGCAAAAACGGAAACCTTCTTCTTTGCACCCTTATTGTGGCAAATGTGGCGGTAAACACCACATTATCCATACTTCTTGGAAACCTGCTCTTTGGTATGCTTGCAAACATAACCGCAACAGCCCTTATAGTCATATTTGGCGAGATAATACCCCAGGCGCTATTTTCAAGGCACGCCCTGCATATCGGCTCGAAATTTGCCTGGTTTGTACAGATTTTCATGTACTTTCTCTACCCCATATGCTGGCCAATTTCAAAAGTGCTTGATCGGTATCTGGGAGATGAAATGCCGACCATCTATTCCAAAAAGGAACTGATGAAAATTATCGAGGAGCACGAAAACGCAGATGAAAAAATTATCGATGCCGATGAAGAGAAAATACTAAAAGGCGCCCTCTCGTTTTCGGAAAAGATTGCCCGAAACATTATGACTCCAAGAACCGCGGTAAAAATGCTGGACTTTGGCCAAAAGCTCGACAAATCCACGCTCCTTTGGATTAAAAACTCCGGCTACTCGAGGGTGCCGGTTTACAAAAAAGACAAGGATAACATTGTAGGGATTCTCTACACAAGGGACATTCTTGGGAAGGATACTAGAAAGCTGACTGCCGGAAAAGTGGCAAGAAAAAACGTGTTTTTTGTTGAGGGCGACAAGCCCCTCGACGACCTGTTCAATGCCTTCAAGAAAACAAAGTGCCACCTTTTTGTCGTGCTTAATGAATTCAGCGAATTTGCAGGCATTGTCACCATAGAAGATGTCATAGAAGAAATAGTCGGGGAGAGAATACCTGACGAGTTCAAGGGGGAATCCAAACCTGAGGCCATACCTTCCAAAAAGACCAGTAGAAATCTAAGGCGAGTCTGA
- a CDS encoding YdcF family protein — MSKTEKKEAGTMQFVAYNPINSKADTMVLVHGYSENVPSGYMPWAEVVEDRLKMAQKVVDYLEDHDIDTYFVISGGTKKNGVTEAQAMKSWLQKYLPDLYHEIKDYLILEEESLKTSENVKKMVKMADQLGVRTLLPVTSKDHASRVVRDWAYEKPEGSDLIIAGVPSKDSYSEKSHYENVQPFIAEPPFWAREILDKIFKVPGEYRGNKANREAFKKELEELYRKFGVAS; from the coding sequence ATGAGCAAAACAGAAAAGAAAGAGGCAGGCACCATGCAGTTTGTGGCATATAACCCAATAAACAGCAAGGCCGACACAATGGTGCTTGTGCATGGATATAGCGAGAACGTGCCTTCGGGATACATGCCATGGGCAGAGGTAGTCGAGGACCGGCTTAAAATGGCCCAAAAGGTGGTAGATTACCTTGAAGACCACGATATTGACACCTACTTCGTGATTTCCGGCGGCACCAAGAAAAACGGCGTAACTGAGGCGCAGGCCATGAAAAGCTGGCTCCAGAAATACCTTCCTGACCTTTACCATGAGATAAAGGACTACCTTATCCTTGAGGAGGAATCCCTGAAGACAAGCGAGAACGTAAAGAAGATGGTCAAGATGGCGGACCAATTGGGTGTAAGAACCCTGCTTCCGGTCACAAGCAAGGACCATGCTTCAAGAGTGGTGAGGGACTGGGCATACGAGAAGCCGGAAGGCTCAGACCTTATTATCGCAGGAGTGCCGAGCAAGGATTCCTACAGTGAAAAGAGCCACTACGAGAATGTGCAGCCGTTCATCGCGGAGCCGCCTTTCTGGGCAAGGGAAATCCTTGACAAGATATTCAAGGTTCCTGGAGAATATAGAGGCAACAAGGCAAACCGGGAAGCATTCAAGAAGGAGCTTGAAGAGCTATATAGGAAGTTTGGCGTTGCGTCCTAA
- a CDS encoding GNAT family N-acetyltransferase: MKKGVSRPPELSAYHVEPLPTPKFPGGTYRAFNALTETYRGLNALLAGANTCTTILDLTDPEGVPRRLPEPARSFLALHNVHSCEDLAHVKTAYRNPFHVYVVDGEGGAGATIGAIYSIRTDSSSGEVSFGMLVEPGARKKGVGSAMLGVFEGLNEGRIMRSDFTNSDETAAFFREQGYGVEVGRYNSKATKPPKI, translated from the coding sequence ATGAAAAAAGGAGTTTCTCGGCCTCCAGAACTGTCGGCCTATCATGTCGAGCCGCTCCCAACGCCTAAGTTTCCTGGGGGCACATACCGGGCATTTAATGCCCTTACTGAAACCTACCGTGGGCTAAATGCCTTGCTGGCAGGGGCAAACACATGCACAACCATACTTGACCTTACCGACCCTGAAGGCGTTCCCAGAAGATTGCCTGAGCCGGCAAGGAGTTTTCTGGCTTTGCACAATGTCCACTCCTGCGAGGATTTGGCTCATGTGAAGACTGCTTATCGCAACCCATTTCATGTTTATGTAGTGGATGGTGAGGGGGGCGCTGGGGCTACTATAGGGGCCATATATTCGATAAGAACCGATTCCAGCAGCGGCGAGGTATCGTTTGGAATGCTGGTAGAGCCGGGTGCCAGAAAAAAGGGGGTGGGCTCGGCTATGCTTGGGGTCTTTGAAGGGCTTAATGAAGGCAGGATTATGAGGTCAGACTTTACCAACAGCGATGAAACTGCGGCTTTTTTCAGGGAGCAGGGATATGGTGTAGAGGTTGGCAGATATAACTCTAAGGCCACAAAGCCGCCCAAGATTTGA
- a CDS encoding glycosyltransferase: MGTQGVLSDSGEENYIPLKTSANYLFEVSWEVCNKVGGIYTVIMSKVGPMKEYYGNRYFTVGPFFPKKIAGVFEERAPPEEFKRVFEKLEREGIKCYYGRWLISGEPNTILIDYSGFTAKTNDIKNQLWQNFRIDSLGTQFHDFDEPMVWSYAAGKLIETFKNEVDSSVVVAQFHEWLSGGGLLYLKQRGAPVATVFTTHATMLGRSLSGHDISIYDKLDELEPDRKAFEFGIQAKHLTEKQCAMNADAFTTVSETTGTEASYLLGKKPDIILPNGLDISKFPTFEEGSIKHKLYKDRMKEFLLYYFFPYQSFDLEQTLFYFLCSRYEFHVKGMDIYIEALGRVNEWLKKEESEKTIVAFFWVPGNVRGIKQELLENKTLFEDVKDEVDDRANDIKNRVITLLVSQKEVNEKTLFEQDFLEKTKRSVLSLMKSGVPSLTTHDLYDEQSDTILNSFKNAGLLNRKEDRVKAIFYPIYLSGADGLLDLSYYEAIQGAHLGVFPSFYEPWGYTPLEAAALGVPSVTTDLSGFGRYIKEKGKRSKYPGIYILERMNKKREEEISALSRILYEYSQLSKSDRTKNKIEAKRLSLLADWQKLVRHYIEAHNLAVGRRFS, from the coding sequence ATGGGTACGCAAGGAGTTCTAAGCGACTCTGGCGAGGAAAATTATATCCCCCTGAAAACTTCTGCAAACTACCTGTTCGAGGTTTCCTGGGAAGTCTGCAACAAGGTGGGTGGGATATACACGGTAATAATGTCCAAAGTAGGGCCTATGAAAGAATATTATGGGAACCGATACTTCACGGTAGGCCCATTTTTCCCCAAGAAAATAGCAGGGGTTTTCGAGGAAAGGGCTCCCCCGGAAGAATTCAAGAGGGTCTTTGAAAAGCTTGAGCGGGAGGGCATAAAATGCTATTACGGCCGCTGGCTCATATCCGGAGAGCCAAACACAATACTCATAGATTATAGCGGGTTTACTGCAAAAACAAATGACATAAAAAACCAACTCTGGCAAAACTTCAGGATAGACTCCCTGGGAACCCAGTTCCATGATTTTGACGAGCCGATGGTATGGTCTTACGCCGCCGGAAAGCTTATCGAAACATTCAAAAACGAAGTGGACAGCAGCGTTGTAGTGGCACAGTTCCATGAGTGGCTGTCGGGAGGGGGACTCTTATACCTGAAGCAAAGGGGAGCGCCGGTAGCAACAGTATTTACGACGCACGCAACGATGCTTGGCAGATCCCTTAGCGGACACGACATCAGCATCTATGACAAGCTTGACGAGCTTGAGCCGGACAGGAAGGCATTCGAGTTTGGAATACAGGCAAAGCACCTTACAGAAAAGCAGTGCGCAATGAACGCCGACGCCTTTACTACAGTGAGCGAAACTACTGGGACGGAGGCAAGCTACCTTCTGGGCAAAAAGCCAGACATAATCCTCCCAAACGGGCTTGACATCAGCAAGTTCCCTACCTTTGAAGAGGGCTCCATAAAGCACAAGCTATACAAAGACAGGATGAAGGAATTCCTGCTCTACTACTTTTTCCCTTACCAATCGTTTGACCTCGAGCAGACGCTATTTTACTTTCTCTGCAGCAGGTACGAGTTTCACGTAAAGGGGATGGACATTTACATAGAGGCCCTTGGAAGGGTAAATGAATGGCTCAAGAAAGAGGAATCTGAAAAAACAATAGTGGCCTTCTTCTGGGTCCCTGGCAATGTCCGGGGCATAAAGCAGGAGCTTCTTGAAAACAAAACGCTTTTTGAGGATGTAAAGGATGAAGTGGATGACCGGGCAAACGACATAAAAAACCGGGTGATAACTCTTCTGGTGTCCCAAAAGGAAGTAAACGAAAAAACCCTGTTCGAGCAGGACTTTTTGGAAAAGACCAAAAGAAGCGTCCTTAGCTTAATGAAAAGCGGGGTTCCCTCCCTTACAACTCACGACCTGTATGACGAACAGAGCGACACGATACTAAACTCATTCAAAAATGCAGGATTGTTGAACCGCAAAGAAGATAGGGTAAAAGCAATATTCTATCCCATCTACCTATCCGGGGCAGACGGTCTCCTGGACCTGAGCTATTATGAAGCCATTCAGGGAGCGCACCTTGGAGTATTCCCTTCATTTTACGAGCCATGGGGATACACGCCCCTTGAAGCAGCAGCGCTTGGAGTGCCATCGGTTACAACTGACCTTTCCGGATTTGGAAGGTACATTAAAGAGAAGGGAAAGCGCAGCAAATACCCCGGAATTTATATACTCGAGAGGATGAACAAGAAAAGGGAGGAAGAAATCAGCGCGCTTTCCAGGATACTTTACGAGTACAGCCAGCTTTCAAAATCAGACCGGACCAAAAACAAGATAGAGGCAAAACGTCTTTCACTTCTGGCAGACTGGCAAAAGCTGGTGAGGCATTATATCGAAGCGCATAACCTTGCAGTCGGAAGGAGATTTTCCTGA
- a CDS encoding cation:proton antiporter: MVGGDAYLLVLVTLSFLALVLGAILRYFRQPSVIAYILTGLILGPFGLKVITDTEAVTSLGNIGVVFLLFFIGLSVSPSELVTRWRIAILGTFFQILLSVLVVWFFGLILGWPMGMIILLGFVISLSSTAVVVKILEARKEVDSKIGQDVLSILIVQDLAVIPMIIVLSLMTGEAVSRGILSLQIFGCLFALAFVLWIMRKREVVLPFSDRFKGDPEMQVLASIVFSLGIASLSEFFHLSAALGAFVAGIFIASTRETRWVQQSLEPFKILFIAIFFMSIGLLIDLKFLASEFPTVVIMLMLVFFTNSFLNALIFKWSGESWRTSLYGGSLLAQIGEFSFVLAAIGLGNQLITQSSYQLVIQVIAISLIIGPFWIKFFEYFIDESEVLIRESRRIAFAPKNYRYSPKQAGPYDALFEAGKRISYAIFDESGNLVDGDKNNGPLHREKYRKRS, translated from the coding sequence ATGGTCGGCGGAGACGCGTATCTTCTCGTTCTAGTAACGCTTAGCTTCCTTGCATTGGTGCTGGGCGCTATCCTGAGGTACTTCAGGCAGCCGTCGGTAATTGCCTACATCCTTACAGGGCTTATCCTTGGGCCTTTTGGGCTTAAGGTAATCACCGACACAGAGGCGGTAACGAGTCTTGGAAACATTGGTGTTGTCTTCCTACTTTTTTTCATAGGGCTCAGCGTTTCTCCTTCAGAGCTTGTGACGCGCTGGAGGATAGCAATACTTGGCACCTTTTTCCAGATTCTCCTGAGCGTTCTGGTGGTCTGGTTTTTCGGGCTTATTCTTGGCTGGCCGATGGGCATGATTATCCTGCTTGGCTTTGTCATAAGCTTGAGCAGCACTGCAGTTGTCGTGAAGATTCTGGAGGCAAGAAAAGAGGTTGACAGCAAAATCGGGCAGGACGTTTTAAGCATATTGATTGTCCAGGACCTGGCGGTAATACCTATGATAATTGTCCTTTCCCTGATGACTGGTGAGGCGGTAAGCAGGGGAATTTTGAGCTTGCAGATTTTCGGGTGCCTTTTTGCGCTTGCATTTGTCCTTTGGATAATGAGAAAGAGGGAAGTGGTTCTGCCTTTCAGCGATAGGTTTAAGGGCGACCCGGAGATGCAGGTTCTTGCTTCAATCGTGTTCAGTTTAGGCATAGCGTCTCTTAGCGAATTTTTTCACCTTTCTGCGGCCCTTGGCGCTTTTGTCGCAGGAATTTTCATCGCTTCGACCAGGGAAACCCGCTGGGTTCAGCAGAGTTTGGAGCCGTTCAAGATTCTGTTTATCGCAATTTTCTTCATGTCCATCGGGCTTCTTATCGACCTGAAGTTTCTTGCCTCAGAGTTTCCTACAGTGGTGATTATGCTCATGCTGGTGTTTTTTACCAACAGTTTCCTTAATGCCCTGATTTTCAAGTGGAGCGGTGAGTCCTGGCGCACGAGCTTGTACGGCGGCTCTCTTCTTGCGCAGATTGGGGAATTCAGTTTTGTCCTGGCAGCAATTGGGCTTGGAAACCAGCTCATTACCCAGAGCAGCTATCAGCTCGTAATTCAGGTTATCGCAATTTCTCTTATTATAGGGCCTTTCTGGATAAAATTCTTTGAGTACTTCATAGACGAGTCTGAGGTGCTGATAAGGGAAAGCCGCAGGATTGCTTTTGCGCCAAAGAATTACCGATATTCTCCAAAACAAGCAGGCCCATATGACGCTCTTTTCGAGGCGGGAAAGAGGATCTCATATGCAATCTTTGATGAGTCAGGAAACCTTGTTGACGGGGACAAAAACAATGGCCCGTTACATAGAGAGAAATACAGAAAAAGGTCTTAA
- a CDS encoding type 2 isopentenyl-diphosphate Delta-isomerase encodes MDIKTRKDDHIRICLEEEVEHRYNYWDDIILKHHALPDFDFVEVSSETTFLGKKLGAPILIGAISGGIEKAGGLNEMLAKSACERKIGLCIGSQRPLLKLRGDKDALKSYSVVKNYDLPLVIGNIGAPQLPALCAPDTDLLFESIGADFLAVHLNYPQEIAQPEGDLNARGVLEKICEIAKSYPVIVKEVGFGISGEVALKLKDAGVKAIDVSGTSGTNWVMVEYYRSKSVKSKRKMKIAETFRNWGIPAPICLTECRKTGLPLIASSGIRNGLDAAKALTVGASAVSIARPILKAAMAGKDALDEYLDATIEELKIAMFLTNSVGVKDLRKAKFWTVGKLKEII; translated from the coding sequence ATGGACATAAAGACAAGAAAAGACGACCACATAAGAATCTGCCTTGAAGAGGAAGTAGAGCATAGATATAATTACTGGGACGATATAATCCTGAAGCACCACGCACTTCCTGACTTTGATTTTGTTGAGGTTTCAAGCGAAACAACGTTCCTTGGAAAAAAGCTTGGCGCGCCCATCCTGATTGGCGCCATAAGCGGCGGAATCGAAAAGGCGGGGGGGCTTAACGAGATGCTTGCAAAAAGCGCGTGTGAAAGGAAAATCGGGCTTTGCATCGGCTCGCAAAGGCCGCTTTTGAAGCTCAGGGGAGATAAAGATGCTCTCAAAAGCTACAGTGTCGTTAAAAATTATGATTTGCCGCTTGTAATCGGAAATATCGGGGCGCCACAGCTTCCCGCGCTTTGCGCGCCCGACACAGACCTGCTCTTTGAAAGCATCGGGGCGGATTTCCTGGCAGTTCACCTGAACTACCCTCAGGAAATTGCCCAACCCGAAGGCGACCTTAATGCGCGCGGCGTTCTTGAAAAAATCTGCGAGATTGCAAAGTCCTACCCCGTCATCGTAAAGGAAGTCGGCTTTGGCATATCGGGGGAGGTTGCGCTCAAGCTGAAAGACGCAGGAGTAAAAGCAATCGATGTTTCGGGAACATCGGGCACAAACTGGGTCATGGTCGAGTACTACCGGTCAAAAAGCGTAAAGTCCAAAAGGAAAATGAAAATTGCCGAAACTTTCAGAAACTGGGGAATTCCTGCACCCATCTGCCTGACGGAATGCAGAAAAACAGGCCTGCCACTTATTGCTTCATCCGGCATAAGAAACGGGCTGGATGCTGCCAAAGCGCTTACAGTTGGCGCATCCGCAGTCTCAATTGCACGGCCAATCCTGAAAGCGGCTATGGCCGGAAAAGACGCGCTGGACGAGTATCTTGACGCCACAATCGAGGAGCTGAAAATCGCAATGTTTCTTACGAACTCTGTCGGCGTGAAGGATTTGAGAAAGGCAAAGTTCTGGACGGTTGGAAAACTCAAAGAAATTATTTAG
- a CDS encoding methyltransferase domain-containing protein → MEPKDPVPDTIKTYDGYAETYDEIYGEGWSGLEEFREIMDEFVARVPGKRVLDIGCGPGRDAKYFSEKGLDVTAIELSKAFLEIARKNVPQAKVIFMDMRHMDFPGSSFDGLWATASFLHIPKNQAKSTLEGFSRILKSGGLMFISVKQGEGEKFVRKDYYNGSAKFFAFYTREEFEALLGSAGFKVEKVLVKNKNNGTWISVFASKS, encoded by the coding sequence ATGGAACCAAAAGACCCTGTACCGGATACGATAAAAACTTATGACGGCTACGCCGAAACCTACGATGAAATATATGGTGAGGGCTGGTCGGGGCTTGAAGAGTTCAGGGAGATTATGGACGAGTTTGTGGCGCGCGTTCCCGGAAAAAGAGTTCTTGACATTGGGTGCGGTCCCGGACGGGACGCAAAGTATTTTTCTGAAAAAGGGCTTGATGTAACGGCAATAGAACTGTCGAAAGCATTTCTTGAGATTGCCCGGAAAAATGTGCCCCAGGCCAAGGTTATTTTCATGGACATGAGGCATATGGATTTTCCGGGCAGTTCCTTTGACGGATTATGGGCGACCGCTTCTTTTCTGCACATACCAAAAAACCAGGCAAAATCCACCCTGGAGGGATTTAGCAGAATTCTAAAGTCGGGCGGCCTCATGTTTATTTCAGTAAAGCAGGGAGAGGGAGAAAAGTTCGTAAGGAAGGATTATTACAACGGAAGCGCGAAATTCTTTGCGTTCTACACACGGGAAGAATTTGAAGCGTTGCTAGGTTCAGCGGGATTTAAGGTGGAGAAGGTTTTGGTAAAAAACAAAAACAATGGAACCTGGATCAGCGTTTTTGCGTCTAAGTCCTAG
- a CDS encoding ATP-binding protein: protein MPEIIAGRDWEDLKKYGTKGTITIGKNIVGTGAEVHLTTPIMVDVLRPHVVVIVGKRGTGKSYTSQIFAEEMTKLPDEVRLNLCVISIDTQGIFWTMRYPNHKQRDLLYEWGLKPESFEAFEYVPVGHVKKFEEMGVIVDGGFSFRPNDLNANDWCYTFGLAENDLDGILLSRVVNKMQGSYSITDIVEQIRKEEFDDKIRVKLENMFLNANDWGIFSQDGMDIYEFLKPGKVVIFDVSMFGGGVGWNVKSLVVGLLMKKVYEARVLARREEELATIEDSEDKKRKVPLCWLMTDEAHNFIPSEGSTASSDIILTIIRQGRQPGISQLFITQMPDKLHPDVLAQADVVISHRLTSQRDIDALKAIMQTYMLYSIEKYLDELPKLKGVALILDDNSERMYKIRVRPRQSWHGGESPVAL from the coding sequence ATGCCAGAGATTATTGCCGGCAGAGACTGGGAAGACCTTAAGAAGTATGGAACCAAGGGGACGATTACTATTGGGAAAAACATTGTAGGCACCGGAGCTGAAGTTCACCTTACCACACCCATCATGGTCGATGTCCTTCGGCCACACGTCGTAGTCATTGTCGGCAAAAGGGGAACCGGAAAGTCCTATACTAGCCAGATTTTTGCAGAGGAAATGACAAAGCTTCCTGACGAAGTCCGGCTGAACCTGTGCGTCATCTCAATAGACACGCAGGGAATCTTCTGGACAATGCGCTACCCCAACCACAAGCAAAGGGACCTCCTCTATGAATGGGGGCTGAAGCCCGAAAGCTTCGAGGCCTTCGAGTACGTACCTGTCGGCCATGTTAAAAAGTTCGAGGAAATGGGCGTAATTGTCGATGGCGGGTTTTCCTTCCGACCTAATGACCTCAACGCAAACGACTGGTGTTATACCTTCGGTCTTGCGGAAAACGACCTCGACGGAATCCTGCTTTCAAGGGTCGTAAACAAGATGCAGGGCAGCTACTCGATAACTGACATTGTCGAGCAGATAAGAAAAGAAGAGTTTGACGATAAGATCCGGGTAAAGCTCGAGAACATGTTCCTTAACGCAAACGACTGGGGAATTTTCTCACAGGACGGGATGGACATCTATGAATTCCTCAAGCCCGGAAAAGTTGTCATCTTTGATGTTTCCATGTTTGGCGGCGGAGTCGGCTGGAACGTAAAGAGTCTTGTCGTCGGGCTTCTTATGAAAAAAGTTTATGAAGCAAGGGTTCTTGCAAGAAGGGAGGAAGAGCTTGCGACAATAGAGGACTCTGAAGACAAGAAGAGAAAAGTGCCGCTCTGCTGGCTTATGACTGACGAGGCGCATAACTTCATACCTTCCGAAGGCTCGACTGCGTCTTCCGACATAATACTTACAATCATCAGGCAGGGCCGTCAGCCGGGAATCTCCCAGTTGTTCATCACCCAGATGCCCGACAAGCTTCACCCCGATGTGCTTGCCCAGGCAGATGTTGTTATTTCCCACCGGCTTACCTCCCAAAGAGACATTGACGCGCTAAAAGCAATAATGCAGACCTACATGCTCTACTCGATTGAAAAATACCTTGACGAACTCCCTAAACTAAAGGGGGTTGCGCTGATCCTTGACGATAACTCAGAGAGGATGTACAAGATAAGGGTCCGGCCAAGGCAGTCCTGGCACGGCGGAGAAAGCCCTGTTGCGCTCTAG
- a CDS encoding 50S ribosomal protein L44e encodes MKIPKVQRRYCKKCKKYTEQKVKRVKNKPRRTLAIGQRRYLRKMVGYGGFPKKNPKGRGKPTTKLDLRYECKECKKQNIIGSGFRIKKVEFV; translated from the coding sequence ATGAAAATACCGAAAGTCCAGCGCAGGTACTGCAAAAAATGCAAGAAATACACCGAACAAAAGGTAAAGAGAGTTAAAAACAAGCCCAGGCGAACCCTGGCCATAGGGCAGAGGAGATACCTTCGAAAAATGGTAGGTTACGGCGGCTTTCCAAAGAAGAACCCCAAGGGAAGGGGAAAACCCACTACAAAACTGGACCTAAGGTACGAGTGCAAGGAGTGCAAAAAGCAGAACATTATCGGCTCCGGCTTTAGGATCAAGAAGGTTGAATTCGTATAG